The Arthrobacter oryzae DNA window ACGCCGTGGCGTCGCCGGACATCGCCGAGGGACTGCGCCGGACCGCCCTTCCCTTCTCCGTGAGTGCGCTGGCCCAGAAGGCGGCCATCGCGTCGCTGGACGCGGGGGAGGAGATGGAAGCGCGGGTGGCCGCCGTCAGGGAGGAGCGCGCCCGGATGGCCGCGCAGCTGGAAGCCCAGGGCTGGAAACTGCAGCCGAGCCAGGGCAATTTCCTGTGGATCCGCGCGGACGAGGGCCTCCGGGCGAGGCTGGTGGACGCGTTTGACGCCGCCGGCATCATGGTCCGCGCGTACCAGGGCGACGGCGTGCGGATCACCGTTGCCGATCCCGCCTCCAACGACCGTGTGCTCCGGCTTTTGGAAGCGCACGCAGCCTCGACAATCGACTGACCTTTTACCAACCCGTTCCACCTACAACCAGAGGAATTCCCATGGAACAACAGACAAAGACGTCTGCCCGCGCCCTCGGCGCGGCCCTTAAACCCCGCCAGCTCACCATGATGGGCCTGGGAAGCGCCATCGGCGCCGGTCTGTTCATCGGCTCCGGCGCGGGCATCCAGGCTGCCGGCCCGGCGGTGCTGATCTCCTACCTCGTGGCCGGCACGCTCATCATCCTGGTGATGTGGGCGCTCGGCGAGATGGCCGCCGCCAATCCGGACAGCGGGGCCTTCTCCGTCTATACCGCTAAGGCCTACGGGCCGGTGGCCGGTGCCACGGTGGGCTGGCTGTGGTGGATTCAGCTGGTCGTCGTGATCGCGGCCGAGGCGCTGGGTGCGGCGGGCCTGCTGGCCACCATCTTCCCGGCCCTGCCGGTGTGGCTGATGGCTTTCGTGTTCATCGTGGTGCTCACCGCCGTGAACCTCACCAGCGTGAAGAACTTCGGCGAGTTCGAGTTCTGGTTCGCGCTGCTGAAGGTGGCGGCAATCGTGGCGTTCCTGGCTGTGGGCGCTGCCCTGCTCTTCGGCTGGCTGCCGGGCGTGCAGTCGCCGGGTCTGTCCAACTTCATGGGCGACGGCTTTGCCCCGAGTGGTTTCGCCGGGATTGCCACGGCACTGTTCGTGGTGGCGTTTGCGTTCGGCGGCACCGAGATCGTCTCCGTGGCGGCAGCTGAGACCGCGGAGCCGGCCCGTAGCGTGAAGAAGGCAGTCCGGACTGTGCTGTGGCGCATCCTGGTGTTCTACATCGGTGCCATCTTCATCATCGCTGCTGTTGTTCCCGTGGGTTCGGCGGGGCTGAAGAGCCCGTTCGCCGCGGTGCTGGATGCGGCCGGCATGCCCGGTGCAGCCACCGCCATCACGCTGGTGGCTGTTGCCGCACTGCTCTCCGCCCTCAACGCCAATCTCTACGGTGCGTCACGGATGGCGTACTCCCTCGCGGAGCGGGGTGAGGCACCACGCCTGCTTGCCTCGGTGTCCAAGGCGCGTGTGCCGGTTGTCGCAGTCCTGGCCAGCGTCGCCTTCGGCGTTGTCACGGTTGTGCTGGAGCTGGCCTTCCCCGAGATGGTCCTTCCCGTCCTGCTCAACATTGTGGGCTCGACCTGCCTGCTGGTATGGACGTCTGCACTCGTCGCCCAGCTCGCGCTGCGCCTCCGCGCCGACCGCGAGGGGACGGAGCTTCCCCTGCGGATGCCCGGCTTCCCGTGGCTCACGGTGTTTGGTCTGGTCATCCTCGCTGCTATCTTCACGGTGGGGTTCATCGGCGAGGACTCGCGTCCCCAGCTCCTGAGCACTTTCGGGCTTGTGGCGGTTCTCGCGGTGGGGTGCTGGATGAACAACCGGAACCGGAAGGCTTCGCCGGTTGTCGAATCTTCGGATGGTGCCAAGCAGCCGGTGCTCATCGACTAGATCGGCGTTTGAACCACTTCGTGTTCGATGCACAGATGGGGTGCATCCGGCTTGGCCGGGGGCGCAGTTGGGAACCCATGCCAGGCTGACCGCCTGAACTCAGGCCTGCCGGGTATTGGTCATGGACAGTATCCGGCAACCTCTTCTCCTGGGGGAGACCGCATTCATTATTGCCGTATCGGCGACGATATGGCGGGCGGGGCCCCGACGTTCAGCGCT harbors:
- a CDS encoding amino acid permease, which gives rise to MEQQTKTSARALGAALKPRQLTMMGLGSAIGAGLFIGSGAGIQAAGPAVLISYLVAGTLIILVMWALGEMAAANPDSGAFSVYTAKAYGPVAGATVGWLWWIQLVVVIAAEALGAAGLLATIFPALPVWLMAFVFIVVLTAVNLTSVKNFGEFEFWFALLKVAAIVAFLAVGAALLFGWLPGVQSPGLSNFMGDGFAPSGFAGIATALFVVAFAFGGTEIVSVAAAETAEPARSVKKAVRTVLWRILVFYIGAIFIIAAVVPVGSAGLKSPFAAVLDAAGMPGAATAITLVAVAALLSALNANLYGASRMAYSLAERGEAPRLLASVSKARVPVVAVLASVAFGVVTVVLELAFPEMVLPVLLNIVGSTCLLVWTSALVAQLALRLRADREGTELPLRMPGFPWLTVFGLVILAAIFTVGFIGEDSRPQLLSTFGLVAVLAVGCWMNNRNRKASPVVESSDGAKQPVLID